The stretch of DNA ACACGTCGGACATACATGATAAGGTAGTGCATAAATGGTTTCTCCCAAAGAGTAGTGGTGTACACCTTTGTTCTCTAAAACCAAATGCTCTTCTGAATGCGAAATAGGGATTAAATTCTCATCATTTAAAATTGCCAGGCGCTTATCCAGCGGATTTTCAGAAGACACCGATTTATAACCTATATCAACACATAAAGTACTGGCAGATGGTTTAGAAATAACCGTTCCAACAATTACAGCAGCATTTTTAAACTCTTGCTCCGGAAGATTAGTCTGATAGTTTACATCCCAGAATACAAACGTACCCGGACTACATTCAACCTCCTTTATTCCAGCATAGAATGGGAAAGTGTTTGAACCTCCGGCTACAATCTTTAATTTATAATTTAACCGCTCCTGGAGGGTAGACAAACGGGAAATGATTTTCGAAAAGGAGTTACAAGCTTGCTGTTCACGTTGCTCAACAGTTCCTTTTATATGCCCGTCGTAAATATGTAAACCTAAAAAATTAAGATTAGGTAGTTGAGAAATTTGCAATGCCAGATCGTCCCAGGAATCATTCACATCAATACCTGTTCTGTTCATTCCGGTATTCATATCAATGTAAACATTTAACACCAGGTTATTTTCTTTTGCCGTTTCAGCTAGCAATGTTGCGGTTTCTATATTATCAACAATGATTGAAAAAATAGAATTCCGGTACCGCTGGATTAAACGAATCCAACGATTCAACTTCAGACCTGCAGGTTGGTAGGCTAATAAAATATCTGAAATATGATGCATCGCACTTAACTCAGCCTCTGCAATCGTTGCACATTTCACCTTTTCGATCTTGAAGTCTTTATATAATTGCAAGATCTCCCCTATTTTATGCGTTTTTATATGCGGTCTAAGGCGCAGAGGATCACCATCCACTGCTCGAATCAATTGTTCAATATTGTATTTGATTCGATCCGTATAAATAGCTAAAAAAGGTGTATCAATGCGAGTTTCAGGAGTTATTTCCCACCAATTATACTGCATAACTATTTTGTTCTGGATTTTCTTACAATTTCTATTAACTGTTTAAATACCTGAAATGCCTTTTCATAGCTAAGATGGGCTAAAACATTCTTAGAAAACAAGTGAGAGCCTATACCCACACAATCAACACCTGCATCAAACCAAGCTTTCAAATTAGTTTCTTCAAGTGTTACTCCACCAGTTGGCATTAATTTAAGACTTGAAAAAGGAGCTTTGATTGCTTTTACATAATCAGGTCCACCAATTTTAT from Solitalea canadensis DSM 3403 encodes:
- a CDS encoding D-TA family PLP-dependent enzyme yields the protein MQYNWWEITPETRIDTPFLAIYTDRIKYNIEQLIRAVDGDPLRLRPHIKTHKIGEILQLYKDFKIEKVKCATIAEAELSAMHHISDILLAYQPAGLKLNRWIRLIQRYRNSIFSIIVDNIETATLLAETAKENNLVLNVYIDMNTGMNRTGIDVNDSWDDLALQISQLPNLNFLGLHIYDGHIKGTVEQREQQACNSFSKIISRLSTLQERLNYKLKIVAGGSNTFPFYAGIKEVECSPGTFVFWDVNYQTNLPEQEFKNAAVIVGTVISKPSASTLCVDIGYKSVSSENPLDKRLAILNDENLIPISHSEEHLVLENKGVHHYSLGETIYALPYHVCPTCALYDSVQVVNNNHEIYDTWLVEARNKKITI